The Lancefieldella sp. Marseille-Q7238 genomic interval GCCTCATGGCGGATGTCAACTAGAGAAATAACTAGGTTAAAGCTGCGTTCCTGCTCAAAATAGCCACCGATAAGATCGGCCCAGCGCTGCTTTTCGGCACGCGACACCTTGGCGTAGCCGTATCCCGGAAGGTCAACAAACTTTACACCGTCAACATCAAAGAAGTTGATAGTGGCCGTTTTGCCGGGGACGCTTGAAACGCGTGCGAGCTGCTTGCGACCCAAAAGGCGGTTCAAGAGCGACGACTTGCCGACGTTGGAGCGGCCGACAAAGGAGACCTCGGGGGCTGTCGGCTTGGGAAGCTGGTCGATTGTGCCGTAAGAGGCTTCATATCGGGCAGTTTCGTAGATGAGAGCCATGTATCCTCCGTGTTACTCAATCTTATCAACAAAAGTTACTTTACGCCGTACTACTTCACGCCGTACTGCGCGTAGTAGGCGTCAAGAGCAGCTTTCAGCGTGTCGTCAATCACGACGCAACCGTCAACGGTATGAAGATAGAGCGCTTCGGTCACCTCAGCCATATTCACGATAGCGGCGGTGGGAAATCCGTAGCGCTCGGAAACCTCTCGGAGCGCGGCAACAGTACCGCTCTTGCCGACTTCCATGCGGTCAAGTGACACCATCAGTCCTATGACCTCGACGTTTGCAATGGATGTAATCAGCGGATAGGTCTCTTCGATAGACTTGCCGGAAGTGGTGACGTCTTCCACCATGACGACCTTATCGCCATCGTGAAGTTCGGCGCCCAAAAGCATGCCCGCATCGGCGCCGTGGTCTTTGAGCTCCTTGCGGTTTGAGCAGTAGCGAACCTCTTTGCCGTAGAGTTCCTGCAGACCCATGGCGGTGATGACGGCTAAAGGAATACCCTTGTAGGCCGGTCCGAAAACGACGTCAAAATCTAGGCCGAAGTTGTCGTGGATGGCGCGAGCGTAATAAAGCCCCAGCTTGTGGAGCTGATTGCCCGTAACATAAGCGCCTGCATTCATGAAAAAGGGAGACGTACGTCCGCTCTTAAGCGTAAACTCACCAAACTTAAGTACGTCGCTCTTAACCATGAACTCAATGAACTCTTGCTTGTAGTTTTCCATGGCGTCTCCCTTGTAGACGAATCGCGTGCATTTCCCTTACGAACGAATCGCGCGCGCCAATTGTAGCCGTGCGTGAGTCGTTGCGTTTGTGGCGAGAAGCACCTCTGTTTCAGGGGGTTCTCGCGCACGATGTTTAATTTTAACCCGACAGCGTCAATTGCGGTGCAATAAGCTTTGCAAATGAGCTACTCTAATAAAGTTACCTGACCTGCTTGCCAGAGAGCATGCAAGGTTTAAGAGGAGGTTTTTGTGGAACGCACCAAAATTGCAACGCTGTATGCCGACGCGCAGCAGCTTGGCGGCTCGCACGTTACTGTCGCCGGCTGGGTCCGCTCGGTACGGGATATGAAGAACTTCGGCTTTGTTACGCTTAATGATGGAAGCTGCTTCAAAGACTTGCAGGTTGTTATGAATCGCGAGACGTGCGCCAATTATGATGATGTAGCGTCATGCGGTGTTGGCGCGGCGTTAATCATTGATGGCGTCTTAGAATTGACCCCTGAGCGTCCTCAACCTATTGAGCTGCAAGCTCACACCATAGAGATTGAAGGAGCATCAAGTCCTGAGTATCCTATGCAGAAAAAGCGCCAGTCGCTTGAGTATCTGCGTACCCAGCAGCATCTTCGTCCGCGCACTAACCTTTTCCGCGCGGTGTTTCGCGTGCGTTCGGTGGCGGCGTATGCCATTCACAAGTTCTTTCAGGACCGCGGTTTTGTCTACGTTAATACGCCCATCATTACGACCTCCGATGCTGAGGGCGCGGGCGAGATGTTTCAGGTGACTACGCTTGACCTCGCGAATGTCCCGCATACCGACGCCGGGCAGGTCGACTACGGACAGGATTTCTTTAACACCTCAGCCCACCTGACGGTTTCCGGCCAGTTGCAGGCTGAAAACTTCGCTATGGCCTTTGGTGATGTTTATACCTTTGGTCCTACGTTTCGCGCTGAGAATTCCAACACGCGTCGTCACGCGGCGGAGTTTTGGATGATCGAGCCCGAGATGGCCTTCTGCGATTTGGCGCAGGATATGGATGTGGCGGAGGCCATGCTTCAATACGTAATCTCGTATGTGCTTGAGCACTGCGCCGATGAGCTTGATATGCTCAACAAGTTCGTGGACAAGGGGCTGCTTGAGCGCCTGCGCCATGTGGCTACCTCAGAGTTTGCTCGTGTGTCGTATACCAACGCCATTTCCATTCTTGAAGACGCACTTTCGCAGGGCGAGAAGTTCGACTATCCCGTTAAGTGGGGCATTGACCTGCAAACTGAGCATGAACGCTATCTGACGGAAAAGCATTTCAAAAAGCCAATCTTTGTAACGGATTATCCGGCTGAGATTAAAGCGTTTTATATGCGCACAAATGATGATGGCAAAACGGTAGCCGCTGCTGATTGCTTAGTTCCCGGTATTGGTGAGATCATCGGTGGCTCACAGCGCGAGGAGCGCTTGGACGTGCTTGAACAGCGCATCAAGGACTTGGGCATGGATCCTGAACAGTACAAGTACTATCTTGATTTGCGCCGTTACGGTTCCTGCACGCATGCCGGTTTTGGCTTGGGCTTTGAGCGCTTGGTCATGTATCTTACGGGTGTCGACAATATCCGAGATGTTATTCCGCATCCGCGCACTGTTGGTAATGCGGAGTTTTAGGAAGAAGGAACGTATGTCTGAGCATATTGAGACTTGCTGTGTGCAGGGGGGTTATCAACCTAAGAACGGTGAGCCGCGAGAAGTACCCATTGTTCAATCAACTACCTTTGCCTATGATCGCTCTTCGCAGATGGGAGATTTGTTTGACCTGAAAGCATCAGGTTATTTCTATTCTCGTTTGCAAAATCCAACGCTTGATAGTGTTGCGGCAAAGATTTGTGAGCTTGAGGGTGGAAGTGCTGCAATGCTTACGGCATCCGGCATGGCTGCAGCGTTCTTCTCGATCTTTAACATCGCTGAGGCAGGAAGCCATGTCGTGGCTGTTTCTACTATTTATGGTGGTACGTTTAACCTGCTCTCCACAACGCTTCCTAAGATGGGTGCGGAGTGCACGTTTGTCTCGCCCGATGCCTCCGATGAAGAAATTGCTGCGGCATTTAGGCCCACGACTAAGTGCGTCTTTGGTGAAACTATTGCTAATCCGGCACTGGTGGTACTTGACATTGAGCGTTGGGCAAAGGCTGCACATGCGCACGGTGTACCCCTGATTGTTGATAATACGTTTGCGACACCTGTAAATTGTCGTCCGATTGAGTGGGGAGCCGATATTGTCATTCACTCCACCACAAAGTATATGGACGGTCATGGAGCGGCTGTTGGCGGTGCCATTGTTGATGGCGGAACGTTTGATTGGATGGCACATAAGGACAAGTTCCCTGGCCTGACGGAGCCCGATCCTTCGTATCATGGGCTTGTATATGCTCAGGCGTTTGGTCAAGGTGGAGCTTACATCACAAAAGCAACCGTGCAGCTTATGCGCGACCTTGGCGCAATTCAGTCGCCGCAAAACGCATTCTATCTCAACTTGGGCTTGGAGTCGTTGCATGTTCGTATGGCGCAGCATTGCAAGAATGGTCAAGCAGTTGCCGAGGCTCTTGCGGCGAACGAGCGTGTTGAATGGGTGCGCTATCCGGGTCTTCCCACCGATCCGTATTTTGAGT includes:
- the yihA gene encoding ribosome biogenesis GTP-binding protein YihA/YsxC, encoding MALIYETARYEASYGTIDQLPKPTAPEVSFVGRSNVGKSSLLNRLLGRKQLARVSSVPGKTATINFFDVDGVKFVDLPGYGYAKVSRAEKQRWADLIGGYFEQERSFNLVISLVDIRHEAQKLDLQMIDFLQEAELPFVVALTKADKITRNKQHQSAAALRSSFGLAQEQLVVTSSETGLGIDELRRRIEDATL
- the pyrE gene encoding orotate phosphoribosyltransferase; its protein translation is MENYKQEFIEFMVKSDVLKFGEFTLKSGRTSPFFMNAGAYVTGNQLHKLGLYYARAIHDNFGLDFDVVFGPAYKGIPLAVITAMGLQELYGKEVRYCSNRKELKDHGADAGMLLGAELHDGDKVVMVEDVTTSGKSIEETYPLITSIANVEVIGLMVSLDRMEVGKSGTVAALREVSERYGFPTAAIVNMAEVTEALYLHTVDGCVVIDDTLKAALDAYYAQYGVK
- the asnS gene encoding asparagine--tRNA ligase, giving the protein MERTKIATLYADAQQLGGSHVTVAGWVRSVRDMKNFGFVTLNDGSCFKDLQVVMNRETCANYDDVASCGVGAALIIDGVLELTPERPQPIELQAHTIEIEGASSPEYPMQKKRQSLEYLRTQQHLRPRTNLFRAVFRVRSVAAYAIHKFFQDRGFVYVNTPIITTSDAEGAGEMFQVTTLDLANVPHTDAGQVDYGQDFFNTSAHLTVSGQLQAENFAMAFGDVYTFGPTFRAENSNTRRHAAEFWMIEPEMAFCDLAQDMDVAEAMLQYVISYVLEHCADELDMLNKFVDKGLLERLRHVATSEFARVSYTNAISILEDALSQGEKFDYPVKWGIDLQTEHERYLTEKHFKKPIFVTDYPAEIKAFYMRTNDDGKTVAAADCLVPGIGEIIGGSQREERLDVLEQRIKDLGMDPEQYKYYLDLRRYGSCTHAGFGLGFERLVMYLTGVDNIRDVIPHPRTVGNAEF
- a CDS encoding O-acetylhomoserine aminocarboxypropyltransferase/cysteine synthase family protein, which encodes MSEHIETCCVQGGYQPKNGEPREVPIVQSTTFAYDRSSQMGDLFDLKASGYFYSRLQNPTLDSVAAKICELEGGSAAMLTASGMAAAFFSIFNIAEAGSHVVAVSTIYGGTFNLLSTTLPKMGAECTFVSPDASDEEIAAAFRPTTKCVFGETIANPALVVLDIERWAKAAHAHGVPLIVDNTFATPVNCRPIEWGADIVIHSTTKYMDGHGAAVGGAIVDGGTFDWMAHKDKFPGLTEPDPSYHGLVYAQAFGQGGAYITKATVQLMRDLGAIQSPQNAFYLNLGLESLHVRMAQHCKNGQAVAEALAANERVEWVRYPGLPTDPYFELGKKYLPQGSCGVVSVGIAGGREAAEKFLGNLKIFRIETHVADARSCVLHPASSTHRQLSDEELIGAGITPNTVRISCGIEGTQDLIADVEQALAAL